The Thermoanaerobaculales bacterium sequence TCGGCATCCTTCACCACCGCCATGACCCACCTCTACCGCGGTGAGATGAACCGTTTGACGGTGTGGCGGCAGCGCCTGGACGTCACCACGAACTGGGCGATCATCCTCACCACCGCGCTCAGCACCTTCACCCTCGGCACCGACGACGTCCCCCACTACACCCTGCTGCTCGGCCTCGCGCTGCTCGCCATCTCGATCACGTTCGAGAGCCGCCGCTACCGTCGCCTCCACCACTGCAAGTGGCGCGTCTACCTGCTCGAGAGCGGCTTCTTCGCCGAGCTGCTCCGCACCGGCGTGACCGCCACCCCCGACTGGCGGCGGCTGCTCGCCGCCGACCTCCGCCACCGCCACTTCCAGATGTCGTCCCTGCTCGCGATCCGCGTCCGGCTGCGGCGGAACTACCTGGCGCTGGTCTACTTCCTGGCGGCGGTCTGGCTCGTCAAGCTGTACATCCACCCGACCAGGGCCACCTCGCTAGCGGACGTCTTCTCGAGGCTTCACATCGGCGAGCTCATCCCCTCATGGGCCGTCGCCGTCGCCGTACTGGCGTTCCTCGTCACCGCGACGGCGTTGGCGGTCACCTGCCCGTCGGCCGAGCGGCTCGAGGACTGGTCCGGTCACTACGACCGGGTGCGCGGTCGACGTTCCGCGTCGCATCCGTGATCGGCGGGCGCGCGGAGCCCACCTCCCCCCCAGCTATACTCCTCGGGTGCACGAGATGAGCATCGCGCTGGAGATCCAGCAAGTGTGCAACGACGCGGTGCGCCAGTATGGCGCCGGACGGATCGGAACGGTCCGGGTGGCGATCGGCGAGCTGGCGGCGGTCGAGCCGGACCTGCTGCGCTTCGCCTGGGAGGCGGTGGTCGCTGAAGGGCCTCACGCCGGCTCCAGCCTCGAGGTCGTGTGGTGCCCGGCGACCCAGCGCTGCGCCCGGTGCGGCGAGG is a genomic window containing:
- a CDS encoding DUF2270 domain-containing protein, producing the protein MNVPVLPPDAPLESASFTTAMTHLYRGEMNRLTVWRQRLDVTTNWAIILTTALSTFTLGTDDVPHYTLLLGLALLAISITFESRRYRRLHHCKWRVYLLESGFFAELLRTGVTATPDWRRLLAADLRHRHFQMSSLLAIRVRLRRNYLALVYFLAAVWLVKLYIHPTRATSLADVFSRLHIGELIPSWAVAVAVLAFLVTATALAVTCPSAERLEDWSGHYDRVRGRRSASHP
- a CDS encoding hydrogenase maturation nickel metallochaperone HypA, which translates into the protein MSIALEIQQVCNDAVRQYGAGRIGTVRVAIGELAAVEPDLLRFAWEAVVAEGPHAGSSLEVVWCPATQRCARCGEVKDRATGSWLRICSECGLPLEVTGGDELDVLEVTFTPDDEAGAKLPAETGVGDAGESR